From the Eremothecium cymbalariae DBVPG#7215 chromosome 6, complete sequence genome, one window contains:
- the PIM1 gene encoding ATP-dependent Lon protease PIM1 (similar to Ashbya gossypii AFR013C) has translation MLSRIGVRLSKNAVVCRVRLSSCCGGIRNASTVNLLDTKLVSDSLGNDIPLGDRHWQAYRRQMSDPVKVNELRLLEERWMSDLMMKEDNDAPGGKERKVPPGTKKRDKGRVNEDVTNDSEGEKENDSKPIDLEWRGPAGRGSSSDSTPQPKDGGGPNGDDPLSNKPKNPLSDPPQVYPLMLALPLSSRPLFPGFYKAVTITDERVMKAIREMQSRQQLYIGAFLLKDSEKDTDVIQNMDEIYKVGVFAQITSVYAKRNDVTGKFVMTALLYPHQRIKLEELIPAPETSKDVKNSGDESSLELMKPAVQKIEDAEDGFEDDSSPTEFLKNHAVSLAQVSSLKDKEFDKKSLMINALSNEILMVFKDISSLNSMFKEQIVTFSTAIHTASTNIFEEPAMLADFAAAVSAGNDRELQEILESVDIEQRLEKALIVLKKELYTAELQTKLSKDVDAKIQKRQREYFLMEQLKGIKKELGIDDGREKLISIFKERVEKLTLPETVKRVFDEEINKLATLETSMSEFGVIRNYLDWITSLPWGVTSEEEYSINRARKILDEDHYGLKDVKDRILEFIAVGKLLGKVDGKIVCFVGPPGVGKTSIGKSIARSLNRKFFRFSVGGMADVAEIKGHRRTYIGALPGRIIQALKKCQTQNPLILIDEIDKISHGGMHGDPAAALLELLDPEQNSAFLDNYLDVPIDLSKVLFVCTANTLDTIPRPLLDRMEVIDLTGYVAEEKVKIAENYLAPTAKQAAGLKDTNVEITEDAVTLLMKKYCRESGVRSLKKHIEKIYRKAALDVVKKFSIDDTPSKKSEDNTTSESESTRENKAAASETTTSKNDPDTEEAKSEEEVRESFKVPESFSLRITSENLRDYVGTPIFNSDRIYQTTPPGVVMGLAWTNMGGCSMYVESVLEQPLGPESSPALERTGQLGDVMKESSRLAYSFAKMYISKKFPDNKFFEKASIHLHCPEGATPKDGPSAGVTMASSLLSLALNRSLDPKVAMTGELTLTGKVLRIGGLREKAVAAKRSGASTIIFPKDNLADWEDLPKNVKEGLEPLPADWYDDIFERLFSTVTQEEGNTVWKNQFDEINAKNASKQNK, from the coding sequence ATGCTTAGTCGAATAGGGGTGAGGCTGTCTAAGAATGCGGTTGTATGCCGGGTTAGGTTGTCATCATGTTGCGGTGGTATACGGAACGCAAGTACAGTAAACCTATTAGACACCAAGTTGGTCAGTGACTCATTAGGTAATGATATACCTCTGGGGGATAGACATTGGCAGGCTTATAGAAGGCAAATGAGTGATCCCGTGAAGGTTAATGAATTAAGACTATTAGAAGAGAGATGGATGAGTGATCTTATGATGAAAGAAGACAACGATGCTCCTGGTGGTAAGGAACGCAAGGTTCCTCCTGGGACCAAGAAAAGGGATAAGGGACGTGTTAATGAAGATGTTACGAATGATAGCGAAGGCGAGAAGGAAAACGACAGTAAGCCTATTGACTTAGAATGGAGGGGTCCTGCTGGAAGAGGGTCATCGTCTGATTCCACACCCCAACCAAAGGATGGCGGGGGCCCCAATGGAGATGATCCATTATCTAATAAACCTAAGAATCCGTTAAGCGATCCACCCCAAGTTTATCCTCTAATGTTGGCATTACCGCTTTCCAGCAGACCATTATTTCCAGGTTTTTATAAAGCTGTAACGATAACAGATGAAAGAGTGATGAAGGCAATTAGAGAGATGCAATCGCGTCAGCAGCTTTACATTGGAGCGTTTCTTCTGAAGGATTCAGAGAAAGATACGGACGTTATTCAGAATATGGATGAAATATATAAAGTTGGTGTTTTTGCTCAGATCACTAGTGTGTATGCGAAAAGAAATGACGTTACAGGTAAGTTCGTTATGACTGCTCTCTTGTACCCCCATCAGAGAATTAAATTGGAAGAGTTGATTCCTGCTCCCGAAACAAGTAAAGATGTCAAGAACTCAGGCGATGAGTCAAGTTTAGAGTTGATGAAGCCTGCTGTACAGAAGATTGAAGATGCGGAGGACGGTTTTGAGGATGATTCAAGTCCCACAGAATTCCTCAAGAATCATGCAGTTTCTTTGGCTCaagtttcttctttgaaagataaagaatttgataaaaaGTCCCTAATGATAAATGCTCTGTCAAATGAAATACTAATGGTGttcaaagatatttcttctttgaattcgATGTTTAAGGAACAAATTGTTACATTTTCTACTGCGATCCATACCGCTAGTACTAATATCTTTGAAGAACCCGCGATGTTAGCGGATTTTGCCGCAGCAGTATCTGCTGGAAATGACCGAGAGTTGCAAGAGATATTGGAATCTGtagatattgaacaacGCTTGGAGAAAGCTTTGATTGTATTAAAGAAGGAGCTTTACACGGCAGAGTTACAGACAAAATTATCCAAGGATGTTGATGCAAAGATTCAAAAGAGACAAAGAGagtattttttaatggaGCAACTGAAGGGTATCAAAAAGGAATTAGGTATCGACGATGGACGTGAGAAATTAATTTCCATCTTCAAAGAAcgagttgaaaaattaacCTTACCAGAAACGGTCAAAAGAGTCTTTGACGAAGAGATAAACAAGTTGGCAACTTTAGAAACGTCTATGTCAGAATTTGGGGTAATTAGAAATTACTTGGACTGGATTACAAGTTTGCCGTGGGGGGTCACTTCCGAAGAAGAATACTCTATTAACAGGGCTagaaaaatattagatGAGGATCATTACGGTTTGAAGGACGTTAAAGATCGTATACTAGAATTTATTGCAGTGGGGAAATTGCTTGGTAAAGTGGATGGTAAAATAGTTTGTTTTGTAGGACCTCCTGGTGTAGGGAAAACATCTATAGGTAAATCCATTGCAAGGTCCTTGAATCGTAAATTCTTTAGGTTTTCTGTTGGAGGTATGGCTGATGTTGCTGAGATAAAGGGTCACAGAAGGACTTATATTGGTGCATTGCCTGGCAGAATTATACAAGCTTTGAAAAAATGTCAGACACAGAATCCATTGATAttaattgatgaaattgataaaatcagCCATGGTGGCATGCATGGTGATCCGGCTGCTGCTTTGTTAGAGCTTTTAGATCCAGAACAGAACAGTGCATTTTTGGATAACTATTTGGATGTACCTATAGATTTGTCCAAAGTGCTATTTGTTTGTACGGCTAATACCCTGGACACTATTCCACGCCCATTACTCGACCGTATGGAGGTGATAGACTTAACTGGTTACGTTGCTGAAGAAAAGGTAAAGATTGCTGAAAACTATCTGGCACCCACAGCCAAGCAAGCTGCCGGATTGAAGGACACTAATGTTGAGATCACAGAAGATGCGGTCAcattattgatgaaaaaataCTGCAGAGAGAGTGGAGTTAgaagtttgaagaagcatatTGAAAAGATATATCGTAAAGCAGCTTTGGATGTAGTAAAGAAATTTAGTATTGATGATACCCCATCAAAGAAGTCAGAAGACAATACTACAAGTGAATCTGAATCTACTAGAGAGAATAAAGCCGCAGCAAGTGAGACCACAACTAGTAAAAATGATCCCGATACTGAAGAGGCTAAGAGTGAGGAAGAAGTTCGTGAAAGTTTCAAGGTTCCCGAATCTTTCTCACTCAGGATTACTTCAGAAAATCTAAGAGACTACGTTGGAACGCCCATATTCAATAGTGACAGAATTTACCAAACAACACCACCAGGTGTTGTAATGGGCTTAGCATGGACTAACATGGGTGGTTGTTCTATGTATGTTGAATCTGTTTTGGAACAGCCATTAGGCCCTGAATCTTCTCCTGCACTAGAACGTACAGGCCAATTAGGTGATGTGATGAAAGAATCCTCACGCCTTGCCTACTCTTTTGCAAAGATGTATATCTCGAAGAAGTTTCCAGATAataaattttttgaaaaagcttCCATCCACCTGCATTGCCCGGAAGGTGCTACTCCAAAAGATGGTCCATCTGCAGGTGTGACAATGGCCTCCTCCTTACTATCCCTCGCCTTGAACAGGTCTTTAGATCCCAAAGTAGCCATGACTGGTGAGCTAACTTTGACAGGAAAAGTGTTGCGTATTGGGGGTTTAAGAGAAAAAGCTGTTGCTGCAAAGAGATCCGGTGCTTCTACCATTATTTTCCCGAAGGATAACCTTGCAGACTGGGAGGATCTACCAAAAAATGTTAAAGAAGGCCTAGAACCTTTGCCTGCAGATTGGTACGAtgatatctttgaaagGTTATTTAGTACAGTTACCCAGGAAGAAGGGAACACTGTATGGAAGAATCAGTTTGACGAAATAAATGCCAAGAATGCATCCAAGCAAAACAAATGA
- the HAP3 gene encoding Hap3p (similar to Ashbya gossypii AFR014C), whose translation MDSNSESQDKHNQYISELREQDRWLPINNVARLMKNTLPVTTKVSKDAKECMQECVSEFISFVTSEASDRCAADKRKTINGEDILISLHALGFENYAEVLKIYLAKYRQQQAFKNQILFQRRGDDGETDLNDMTPTDIGAQSVNQLSAEKLNDKNSNLQQGSSPEYEQNNGSHKNERESADRRHSNKEQEDQEKGNAKSDQFVNQKGSLCL comes from the coding sequence ATGGATTCAAATTCAGAAAGCCAAGACAAGCATAACCAATATATATCAGAGTTACGGGAACAAGACAGATGGCTACCCATAAACAACGTAGCAagattaatgaaaaatacACTACCAGTGACTACAAAGGTATCAAAAGATGCCAAGGAATGCATGCAAGAATGTGTCAGCGAATTCATTTCGTTTGTGACCAGCGAAGCTAGTGATCGGTGCGCTGCAGATAAAAGGAAAACCATCAATGgagaagatattttaatatcGTTACATGCCCTAGGCTTCGAGAATTACGCTGAAGTACTCAAGATTTATCTCGCCAAATATAGACAGCAGCAAGCCTTCAAAAACCAAATTCTATTCCAAAGGAGAGGAGATGACGGTGAAACTGACTTGAATGATATGACTCCCACTGATATAGGAGCACAGAGTGTCAATCAACTCTCTGCTGAAAAGTTGAACGATAAAAACTCGAATCTTCAACAAGGAAGTAGTCCTGAATATGAACAAAATAACGGTTCACATAAAAATGAGCGTGAGTCTGCTGATAGAAGACATTCCaataaagaacaagaagaccAAGAGAAGGGAAACGCTAAAAGTGATCAGTTTGTGAATCAAAAAGGCTCACTATGCCTATGA